A genomic segment from Syntrophotalea acetylenivorans encodes:
- a CDS encoding diguanylate cyclase domain-containing protein encodes MQLIRLTVAQKIALGYLLVVGFCLTAIIYALMSLSSLMGHSEQLVSVEFRTFTLSRDLSRSLLDQERLEKQILVLRDASMLPLLESRQLEVAGTWRQIIIISQDDHFLPLQKVYSKFDQASRKSLALLTEENWDAAEQHSMQTLSPRRDRLLKVLEVFRQRRGEVMDDTIRLYAGDIQQGYRLTLALAFAGIGLAAVVAVGVILKIHRSVGQLTRATKAIAAGSYDYPLNLESHDEFGHLARHFADMSQKLRALEELHLDANPLTRLPGNLTIKSELENRIADGQPFAHIYVDLDYFKAYNDRYGYQAGSDVISQVGDMVKDIGTHFGTPQDLIGHVGGDDYVLLSTPDRAEQIAAELIKAFDALVPGLYNEKDRQVGYFKGMDRYGVEREFPLLSMSIAIVCSNNLANPTAESIGRECAKMKEHLKKLPGSNYLIDRRELR; translated from the coding sequence ATGCAACTGATTCGTTTAACCGTGGCGCAAAAGATTGCTCTTGGGTATCTGCTGGTTGTCGGTTTTTGTCTGACGGCCATCATCTATGCCTTGATGTCTCTGAGTAGTCTGATGGGCCACTCGGAACAGTTGGTTTCCGTAGAATTCCGCACCTTCACATTGTCGCGCGACCTCTCCCGGAGTCTTTTGGATCAGGAGCGATTGGAAAAACAGATTCTGGTGTTGCGAGATGCCTCCATGTTGCCGTTGCTCGAAAGTCGACAGCTGGAAGTCGCCGGCACCTGGCGTCAGATAATCATAATTTCTCAAGACGATCATTTTCTCCCGCTGCAGAAGGTTTATTCCAAGTTCGATCAGGCCAGCCGCAAAAGTCTGGCATTGTTGACAGAAGAAAACTGGGACGCGGCAGAGCAGCATTCTATGCAGACCCTGTCGCCTCGCCGCGACAGGCTGCTAAAAGTTCTCGAGGTGTTTCGGCAGCGCCGGGGAGAGGTCATGGACGATACCATACGACTCTATGCCGGCGATATACAGCAGGGGTACCGTCTGACACTCGCCCTGGCTTTTGCCGGCATCGGCCTTGCTGCCGTTGTGGCCGTCGGGGTCATTCTCAAGATTCATCGAAGCGTCGGTCAACTCACCCGGGCTACCAAAGCCATCGCCGCAGGCAGTTACGACTATCCCCTTAACCTGGAGAGTCACGACGAATTCGGTCATTTGGCTCGACATTTTGCCGATATGTCCCAGAAGCTCAGGGCCCTGGAAGAACTTCACCTCGACGCCAATCCCTTGACAAGATTGCCAGGTAATTTGACCATCAAGAGTGAACTGGAAAACCGTATCGCCGACGGTCAGCCTTTTGCCCACATCTATGTCGATCTTGATTATTTCAAAGCCTACAACGATCGTTACGGATACCAGGCCGGCAGCGATGTCATCTCGCAGGTAGGAGATATGGTCAAAGACATCGGTACCCACTTCGGTACTCCACAGGATCTGATCGGTCACGTCGGCGGTGACGATTATGTGCTGCTGAGTACGCCAGATCGCGCCGAACAGATTGCCGCCGAGTTGATCAAGGCGTTTGATGCTCTTGTACCCGGTCTCTACAACGAAAAGGATCGCCAGGTCGGCTACTTTAAAGGAATGGATAGGTATGGCGTCGAAAGGGAATTCCCTCTGCTGTCCATGTCCATTGCTATCGTCTGCTCAAATAATTTAGCAAATCCCACGGCTGAGTCCATCGGCCGCGAGTGTGCAAAGATGAAAGAACACCTGAAAAAGCTGCCCGGCAGCAACTATCTTATCGATCGCCGCGAGCTACGTTGA
- a CDS encoding iron chelate uptake ABC transporter family permease subunit yields the protein MIDFLLQAFWAPLTETYFQKALIGGCIVAVVAGMVGCLVVLRRMAFLGDALSHAMIAGVAGGYLVMKLLFGLEAHAPGMLLGSLLAAVVTVALIGFVSRISRVKEDTAIGIMYTGIFALGVVLVSIFRHYIHIDLMHFIMGDILGVADTDLWTSAIVAPLVITILILFFRHFQLTTFDPVMAASIGLPVLLLDYVLTTCVSLVVVSAVSMVGVILVVGLLITPAATAYLLSDRLDRMMALAALFGVTSVVGGLYLCVWLDSAGGGAIMLFCTLQFLVVLTVAPRYGLLARWLRLRRLVPQQVVEDVLTTILRQEEATPLSVIRLHVPQHASLTRALRQMAQDNLIQESEQGYRLTEPGQKEAAKILRAHRLWETYLESIGSPQDSLHTTAHQLEHVRADGTVDYLDEKLGNPKLDPHGKQIPPPQKNNNQS from the coding sequence ATGATCGATTTTCTGCTGCAGGCGTTCTGGGCTCCCCTGACCGAAACCTACTTCCAAAAAGCCCTCATCGGAGGTTGCATCGTGGCGGTAGTGGCGGGAATGGTCGGTTGCCTGGTGGTGCTGCGTCGCATGGCCTTTCTCGGCGACGCCCTGTCCCACGCCATGATCGCCGGGGTGGCCGGCGGCTACCTGGTGATGAAGCTGCTGTTCGGGCTCGAAGCCCATGCTCCCGGCATGCTGCTAGGCTCGCTGCTGGCGGCGGTAGTGACTGTGGCCCTGATCGGTTTCGTGTCACGCATCTCCCGGGTCAAAGAGGATACCGCCATCGGCATCATGTACACCGGGATCTTTGCCCTGGGGGTTGTATTGGTATCGATCTTCCGCCACTACATCCATATCGACCTGATGCACTTCATTATGGGCGACATCCTCGGCGTGGCCGATACCGACTTGTGGACCAGTGCCATCGTTGCTCCTCTGGTAATAACTATTTTGATCCTGTTTTTCCGCCACTTTCAGCTGACCACTTTCGACCCGGTAATGGCGGCCTCCATCGGCCTGCCGGTGCTGCTGCTCGACTACGTACTGACCACCTGCGTCTCCCTGGTAGTAGTCAGCGCCGTAAGCATGGTGGGAGTGATCCTGGTGGTGGGACTGCTCATCACCCCGGCAGCCACGGCCTACCTGCTCAGCGACCGGCTGGATCGCATGATGGCCCTGGCGGCGCTGTTCGGCGTGACCAGCGTGGTTGGCGGGCTCTACCTGTGCGTCTGGCTCGATTCCGCCGGCGGAGGTGCCATCATGCTGTTCTGCACCCTGCAGTTTCTGGTAGTGCTGACCGTGGCGCCACGCTACGGGCTGCTGGCGCGCTGGCTGCGGCTGCGAAGGCTGGTGCCGCAGCAGGTGGTAGAGGATGTCCTGACCACAATATTGCGCCAGGAAGAGGCTACGCCCCTCTCCGTCATCCGCCTTCATGTGCCGCAGCATGCCTCCCTGACCAGAGCCCTGCGACAAATGGCCCAGGACAATCTGATTCAGGAGTCGGAACAGGGCTATCGGCTCACCGAACCGGGGCAGAAAGAAGCTGCAAAGATCCTGCGCGCCCATCGACTGTGGGAGACCTACCTGGAGTCCATCGGCTCCCCGCAGGACAGCCTTCACACGACAGCGCACCAGCTGGAACATGTACGGGCCGACGGCACCGTGGACTACCTCGACGAGAAGCTGGGAAACCCCAAACTCGACCCCCACGGCAAACAGATTCCACCACCGCAAAAGAACAATAACCAGTCCTGA
- a CDS encoding NAD(+) synthase: METRLSDHGLVRIGVVSPEHRVADIAFNCEKIRQAVSANGDCRLFLLPELCVTAYSCGDLFFQSLLIEQAQQALFELAEFSADKELTLVVGAPVAQGGRLFNCAAFISCGRILGLVPKTFLPNTQEFYEERWFSSAGDRTADFLEWRGETIPFGPDLLFRAEELPDCVIGIEICEDGWVASPPSGQMAVNGATVLLNLSASPELLGKEAYRRNLVQANSARCLAAYVYASAGPGESSTDLVFSGHSLIAENGAVLAETERFQFESQTIMADVDIERLVNERVKNNSFGASRSDAGYRFIGFSLPDTGAVPLLRPVPATPFVPVAAEERAERCHEIFEIQTTGLAKRLRHVNCSRVVIGISGGLDSTLALLVTVKAFDKLGYDRSGIEAITMPGFGTTGRTRTNAERLAELLGVTLRVISIDAAVRQHFVDLGHDETVHDIIYENAQARERTQLLMNISNQVGGLLIGTGDLSELALGWCTYNGDHMSMYGVNGGVPKTLVQYLVCWCAEAEFAGETADILIDVCETPVSPELLPPHENGEIKQRTEDKVGPYLLHDFFLYHCVRLQYRPAKILFLAQQVFAGQFSDAELRRWLQTFYRRFFAQQFKRSCLPDGPKVGSVVLSPRGDWRMPSDACVALWLKDLEQLEATSGEC; this comes from the coding sequence ATGGAAACCAGGTTGTCCGATCATGGGCTGGTCCGAATCGGGGTGGTGAGCCCCGAACATAGGGTTGCGGATATCGCTTTCAATTGCGAGAAAATTCGTCAGGCGGTAAGCGCTAATGGCGATTGCCGTTTATTTCTGCTGCCCGAACTGTGTGTCACAGCCTACAGCTGCGGCGATCTGTTCTTTCAGTCGTTGCTGATCGAGCAGGCGCAGCAAGCTCTCTTCGAGTTGGCCGAATTCAGCGCCGACAAGGAGTTGACCCTGGTGGTCGGTGCGCCGGTGGCCCAGGGTGGCCGGCTCTTTAACTGTGCGGCATTTATCTCCTGCGGTCGGATTCTCGGTCTGGTGCCCAAAACCTTTTTGCCCAATACCCAGGAATTTTACGAGGAGCGCTGGTTCTCCTCGGCTGGGGACCGCACTGCCGACTTCCTCGAGTGGCGCGGTGAGACGATCCCCTTCGGGCCCGACCTGCTGTTCCGTGCCGAAGAGCTGCCCGACTGCGTGATCGGTATCGAAATTTGCGAGGACGGCTGGGTGGCCAGCCCGCCAAGTGGACAGATGGCAGTGAACGGGGCGACGGTACTGCTCAACCTGTCGGCCAGTCCTGAATTGCTCGGAAAGGAAGCCTATCGCCGCAATCTGGTTCAGGCCAATTCGGCCCGCTGTCTGGCGGCCTATGTCTACGCCTCGGCCGGCCCCGGCGAGTCGAGTACCGACCTGGTCTTCTCCGGTCATTCGCTGATCGCCGAAAACGGCGCGGTGCTGGCTGAAACCGAACGTTTCCAATTTGAAAGCCAGACCATAATGGCCGATGTCGACATCGAGCGATTGGTCAACGAGCGGGTCAAGAACAACAGCTTCGGCGCTTCGCGCAGCGATGCCGGTTACCGGTTTATCGGTTTTTCTCTACCTGATACGGGCGCTGTGCCCCTTCTGAGACCGGTACCGGCGACCCCCTTTGTGCCGGTGGCGGCGGAAGAGCGGGCCGAGCGTTGTCATGAGATCTTCGAGATTCAGACTACCGGTCTGGCCAAGCGATTACGTCACGTCAATTGCTCCCGGGTGGTGATCGGCATCTCCGGCGGTCTCGATTCGACCCTGGCCCTGCTGGTGACGGTCAAGGCCTTTGACAAGCTCGGTTATGACCGCAGCGGTATCGAGGCCATCACAATGCCCGGCTTCGGCACCACGGGCCGCACCCGTACCAATGCCGAGCGGTTGGCGGAATTGCTCGGCGTCACTCTGCGGGTGATTTCCATCGACGCCGCAGTGCGACAACACTTCGTCGATCTCGGTCACGACGAGACGGTCCACGACATCATCTACGAAAACGCCCAGGCCCGTGAGCGCACTCAACTGCTGATGAATATCTCCAATCAGGTCGGTGGCCTGCTCATCGGCACCGGCGATCTGTCCGAGCTGGCCCTTGGCTGGTGCACCTACAATGGCGACCACATGTCCATGTACGGCGTAAATGGCGGCGTGCCCAAGACCCTGGTGCAGTACTTGGTGTGCTGGTGCGCCGAAGCGGAGTTTGCTGGTGAAACGGCGGACATTCTCATCGATGTCTGTGAGACGCCGGTCTCTCCCGAACTGCTTCCGCCCCACGAAAACGGTGAGATCAAGCAGCGTACCGAGGACAAAGTCGGCCCCTATCTACTGCACGATTTCTTCCTCTACCACTGCGTGCGTCTGCAGTACCGCCCCGCCAAAATTTTATTTCTGGCTCAACAGGTCTTTGCCGGGCAGTTTAGCGACGCAGAGCTGCGGCGCTGGTTGCAGACCTTCTATCGGCGCTTCTTCGCCCAGCAGTTCAAGCGTTCCTGCCTGCCCGACGGTCCCAAGGTCGGCAGCGTGGTCCTTTCGCCGAGGGGTGACTGGCGTATGCCGAGCGATGCTTGCGTGGCTCTCTGGTTGAAGGACCTGGAGCAACTGGAGGCGACCAGCGGTGAGTGCTAA
- a CDS encoding ribonuclease HII, translated as MTLELFPPAEEHPLQFERRLQRQGYKLVAGIDEAGRGPLAGPVLAAAVVLPEHFELPGLTDSKKLSHAARERLFPLIRQQALAVGIGHASPAEIDQLNILQATLQAMLRAVSRLSPVPDYLLIDGITPLPHAIPQQTLKKGDSRSLSIAAASVIAKVVRDRLMVHYDRRFPGYGFSGHKGYGSAAHRQAIVDLGPCPIHRATFRGVKEYLPVRTSP; from the coding sequence GTGACTCTGGAGCTTTTTCCACCGGCAGAGGAGCATCCTCTGCAGTTTGAAAGACGTCTGCAGCGGCAGGGTTATAAGCTTGTTGCCGGTATCGATGAGGCGGGACGGGGTCCCTTGGCCGGGCCGGTATTGGCTGCCGCGGTAGTGTTGCCGGAGCACTTCGAACTTCCGGGTTTAACGGATTCAAAAAAACTCTCCCATGCTGCCCGGGAGAGGCTCTTCCCTTTGATTCGCCAACAGGCCCTGGCTGTGGGCATTGGTCATGCCAGTCCGGCGGAAATCGATCAGCTCAATATTCTGCAAGCAACCCTTCAGGCTATGTTGCGAGCCGTCAGTCGCCTGTCGCCGGTTCCCGACTATCTTCTTATTGACGGCATCACGCCGCTACCCCATGCGATACCCCAGCAGACTTTGAAAAAAGGCGATAGTCGTTCCCTGTCCATCGCAGCCGCCTCGGTGATTGCCAAAGTGGTGCGCGACCGGTTGATGGTTCATTACGATCGACGCTTCCCCGGCTACGGTTTCTCCGGTCACAAAGGCTACGGCAGCGCCGCCCATCGGCAGGCGATTGTCGATCTCGGTCCCTGCCCGATTCATCGGGCCACCTTTCGCGGAGTCAAGGAGTATCTGCCTGTCCGCACAAGTCCTTGA
- a CDS encoding metal ABC transporter solute-binding protein, Zn/Mn family, which yields MLRLFSVLLALAVLLPPATVFGAKKTERKPALVASTTQIADFARQIAGDRMTVTSILAPGADPHTYQPTPDDVQIVLDADLCLENGLHLEGKSWMATLAKDAGKPLVTVTRGLAPLEIEADGQSIADPHAWFSIRNAALYVNNIVQALERFDPDRAEEYRARATLYLQQLRVLDAWIRQQVNRIPPERRVLVTTHDAFNYFCREYRFNPNNDFLSIAPVGWSTGSEVGAGMTPERHKQVVESIRQAATPAIFVETTINPKQVREIARDTGVEIGGELYSDSMGPAGSAGETYIGMMRENVLIIVLALKP from the coding sequence ATGCTTCGCCTTTTCAGTGTTCTACTTGCCCTGGCGGTGCTGCTCCCGCCCGCAACGGTCTTCGGCGCCAAAAAAACGGAACGCAAACCGGCTCTGGTGGCCTCCACCACTCAAATCGCCGATTTCGCCCGCCAGATTGCCGGCGACAGGATGACGGTTACCTCCATCCTGGCCCCCGGTGCCGACCCCCATACTTATCAACCGACACCCGACGACGTTCAGATCGTGTTGGACGCCGATCTGTGTCTGGAAAACGGCCTGCACCTGGAAGGCAAGAGCTGGATGGCTACCCTGGCCAAGGATGCCGGCAAACCCCTGGTTACGGTCACCAGGGGACTGGCTCCACTGGAGATCGAGGCTGACGGCCAGAGTATCGCCGACCCCCACGCCTGGTTTTCGATCCGCAACGCCGCCCTCTATGTCAACAACATTGTCCAGGCCCTGGAGCGTTTCGATCCGGACCGGGCCGAAGAGTACCGAGCACGGGCCACGCTCTACCTGCAGCAACTCAGAGTCCTGGATGCCTGGATCCGTCAACAGGTCAACCGCATCCCTCCCGAGCGCCGGGTACTGGTCACCACCCACGATGCTTTCAACTATTTCTGCCGCGAATACCGTTTCAACCCCAACAACGACTTTCTGAGCATCGCGCCGGTAGGCTGGTCCACCGGCAGCGAAGTGGGCGCCGGCATGACCCCGGAGCGCCACAAGCAGGTGGTGGAATCGATCCGCCAGGCCGCCACCCCGGCCATCTTCGTCGAAACGACCATCAATCCCAAGCAGGTGCGTGAAATTGCCCGGGACACAGGAGTCGAGATCGGCGGCGAACTCTATTCGGACTCCATGGGTCCGGCCGGCAGTGCCGGTGAGACCTATATCGGCATGATGCGCGAAAACGTGCTGATCATCGTACTGGCGCTAAAACCATAA
- the ligA gene encoding NAD-dependent DNA ligase LigA: MDQTQAAKRHRQLCAELHRHNTLYHIHDRPEIGDAEYDRLFSELLQLEEAFPELDTPSSPSRRVGAPPLEKFKSVAHSLPMLSLENAFNDQDMRDFDERIKRFLSTDETIEYACELKMDGVAVELVYHEGRLEVGSTRGDGSSGEGITENLRTIASIPLLLSEDAPSLLEVRGEVYMELAAFQSLNEERQEEGLANFANPRNAAAGSLRQLDSAITARRPLQIFCYGIGLLEGPRPHSHSQLLEQLRTWGLRVNSEETKTAKGIDQVLAIYANLLQRRDQLPYEIDGMVVKVNNLALQRELGEKTRTPRWAIAYKFPPRQAITTIDDIVLQVGRTGAITPVAQLRPVEVSGVIVSRASLHNWDEIARLDVRIGDQVVVERAGDVIPDVVKVLTEKRSGDEQALPLPLNCPVCSGPVSRLEGEVVPRCQNSSCPARLRESLKHFVARRAMDIDGLGQRTIDQLLERGLVRNFADLYRLSREELLACERMGEKSTDKLLAAIDASKERPLARFLFALGIRNVGEHLAKLLAAQFGTLAELATAGHDQLLALHEVGPQVAESVVDFFANERNRQLLAELQEAGVRPQAGEKRSGGPLTGKTFVFTGSLEIFKRKEAQQLVEGRGGRASGSVSKKTDYLVAGRDAGSKLDRANELGVTVLSEEEFQQLLARIDNGEQH; encoded by the coding sequence ATGGATCAGACTCAGGCGGCGAAACGACATCGACAACTCTGTGCGGAACTGCACCGCCACAACACCCTGTATCATATTCATGATCGGCCGGAAATCGGCGATGCCGAATACGACCGACTTTTCAGCGAACTGCTCCAGCTCGAGGAGGCCTTCCCTGAACTGGACACTCCGTCCTCCCCTTCCCGCCGGGTCGGTGCACCACCCCTGGAGAAATTCAAATCGGTGGCTCACAGCCTGCCGATGTTGTCCCTGGAGAATGCTTTTAACGACCAGGATATGCGCGATTTCGACGAACGCATCAAGCGCTTCCTGTCTACCGACGAAACCATCGAATACGCCTGTGAACTCAAGATGGACGGCGTCGCGGTTGAACTAGTCTACCACGAGGGCCGACTGGAGGTCGGCTCTACCCGCGGCGATGGCAGCAGCGGCGAAGGAATCACCGAAAATCTGCGCACCATCGCCTCAATCCCCCTGCTTCTTTCTGAGGACGCACCCTCACTGCTGGAAGTAAGAGGCGAAGTCTACATGGAGCTCGCGGCCTTTCAGTCCCTTAACGAAGAGCGACAGGAGGAGGGCCTGGCTAATTTCGCCAATCCTCGAAACGCCGCCGCCGGCAGCCTGCGTCAACTGGACTCGGCGATTACCGCCCGCCGCCCCCTGCAGATCTTCTGCTATGGAATCGGCCTGCTCGAAGGACCCCGTCCCCACAGCCACTCACAACTGCTGGAGCAACTCCGCACATGGGGTCTACGAGTCAATTCAGAAGAGACTAAGACCGCCAAGGGGATCGATCAGGTACTTGCGATCTATGCCAATCTGCTCCAAAGACGGGACCAGCTCCCCTACGAAATCGACGGCATGGTGGTCAAGGTCAACAATCTGGCCCTGCAACGGGAGTTGGGGGAAAAGACCCGAACGCCGCGCTGGGCCATCGCTTACAAGTTTCCGCCACGCCAGGCAATCACCACTATCGACGACATTGTGCTGCAAGTCGGCCGTACCGGCGCCATCACCCCGGTGGCCCAGTTACGACCGGTGGAGGTCAGCGGAGTGATCGTCTCCCGCGCCAGTCTGCACAATTGGGACGAAATCGCCCGTCTCGACGTACGAATCGGTGATCAGGTGGTGGTGGAACGAGCCGGCGACGTCATTCCCGACGTGGTGAAGGTATTGACCGAAAAACGCAGCGGCGATGAACAAGCCCTGCCCCTGCCGCTCAATTGCCCCGTTTGCAGCGGCCCGGTCAGCCGCCTTGAAGGCGAGGTCGTGCCCCGTTGCCAGAACAGTTCCTGTCCGGCCCGCCTGCGGGAATCCCTCAAACACTTCGTTGCCCGGCGAGCCATGGACATCGACGGCCTCGGTCAACGTACCATCGACCAACTATTAGAACGCGGCCTGGTGCGGAATTTTGCCGATCTCTACCGCCTGAGCAGAGAAGAGCTGCTGGCATGCGAACGAATGGGCGAAAAATCGACGGACAAACTGCTGGCCGCCATCGACGCCAGCAAGGAGAGGCCCCTGGCACGTTTCCTGTTCGCCCTCGGCATTCGCAACGTCGGTGAGCATCTGGCCAAGCTGCTGGCCGCACAATTCGGCACCCTGGCAGAACTGGCCACTGCCGGTCACGACCAACTGCTGGCCTTGCACGAAGTGGGTCCGCAGGTCGCCGAGAGCGTAGTGGACTTTTTCGCCAACGAACGCAACCGGCAACTCCTGGCCGAATTGCAGGAGGCTGGCGTACGGCCCCAGGCTGGAGAAAAGCGCAGCGGCGGACCATTGACCGGCAAGACTTTCGTCTTCACCGGCAGCCTGGAGATCTTCAAACGCAAGGAAGCACAACAGTTGGTCGAAGGCCGCGGCGGCCGCGCTTCCGGTTCAGTGAGCAAAAAAACCGACTACCTGGTGGCCGGCCGGGACGCCGGGAGCAAACTTGATCGAGCCAACGAGTTGGGGGTGACAGTGCTCAGCGAAGAGGAATTTCAGCAATTGCTGGCAAGGATCGATAACGGTGAACAGCATTAG
- the rsmI gene encoding 16S rRNA (cytidine(1402)-2'-O)-methyltransferase, with protein MSAKDAASEENGTLYLVATPIGNLEDLSPRALRILKEVDLVAAEDTRHSRKLFNHYGISTPLTSYFQHNEVTKGEQLLQTLQEGKDVALISDAGTPAISDPGCLLVQRCHEVGVPVSAIPGPSALIAALAMAGLPTERFAFEGFLPAKTHARCQALRLLRQELRTTVFYEAPHRLAAALQDVLTELGEERQVAVVRELTKVHEELFRGTAAEACEHFSGKVRGEIVLLIGPAEQSTPEESVRDALRRWRKETDLPMREIVKQVAKIYGLSGSEVYRESLALRDEEE; from the coding sequence GTGAGTGCTAAAGACGCTGCGTCTGAAGAAAACGGCACCCTCTACCTGGTCGCCACGCCCATCGGCAATCTGGAGGACCTGTCCCCCCGTGCGCTGCGGATTTTGAAAGAAGTCGATCTGGTGGCGGCAGAGGATACCCGCCACAGCCGTAAGCTGTTTAACCATTACGGTATCTCCACTCCGTTGACCAGCTATTTTCAGCACAATGAGGTGACCAAGGGCGAACAGCTTCTGCAGACCTTGCAGGAAGGCAAGGACGTGGCGCTGATCTCCGATGCCGGTACCCCGGCTATCTCCGATCCTGGCTGTTTACTGGTTCAGCGGTGTCATGAGGTTGGGGTTCCGGTCAGCGCGATTCCCGGACCTTCGGCGCTGATTGCCGCTTTAGCCATGGCCGGTCTGCCGACGGAGCGTTTTGCTTTTGAAGGGTTTTTGCCGGCCAAGACCCACGCCCGCTGCCAAGCGCTGCGACTCCTGCGCCAGGAACTGCGCACCACGGTCTTTTACGAGGCCCCCCATCGGCTGGCGGCGGCGCTACAGGATGTGTTGACGGAATTGGGAGAAGAGCGGCAGGTCGCAGTGGTGCGGGAGCTGACCAAAGTCCACGAAGAGCTGTTCCGTGGCACCGCAGCCGAAGCCTGCGAGCATTTTTCCGGTAAGGTGCGGGGCGAGATCGTGTTGCTCATCGGCCCCGCTGAGCAGAGTACACCGGAGGAATCGGTGCGGGATGCTCTGCGGCGCTGGCGCAAGGAAACGGACCTGCCCATGCGGGAGATCGTCAAGCAGGTGGCTAAGATTTATGGGCTGTCCGGCAGCGAGGTGTATAGGGAGAGCCTGGCTTTGCGGGATGAGGAGGAGTGA
- a CDS encoding YraN family protein, with translation MTEQRQTLGKWGEEQAARFLRRRRFKIVARNLRTPVGEIDIIARQGKVLIFAEVKTRRGTCYGAPQEAVGPTKQRQILRAASWYLKDQGRQDLQPRFDVLAVQVVNDQAQIEHIADAFGLPDY, from the coding sequence GTGACCGAGCAGCGCCAGACGTTGGGCAAATGGGGTGAGGAACAGGCGGCCCGTTTTTTGCGCCGTCGCCGATTCAAGATCGTCGCTCGTAATTTGCGCACCCCGGTGGGGGAGATCGATATCATCGCCCGTCAGGGCAAAGTCCTGATCTTCGCCGAGGTTAAGACCCGTCGCGGTACATGCTACGGGGCACCCCAGGAAGCGGTCGGCCCCACCAAGCAGCGTCAGATTTTGCGGGCTGCCAGCTGGTACCTCAAGGATCAGGGGCGGCAGGATTTGCAGCCGCGTTTCGATGTGCTGGCGGTGCAGGTGGTAAACGACCAGGCGCAGATCGAACATATTGCCGATGCTTTCGGTTTGCCGGATTATTGA
- a CDS encoding acylphosphatase: MNSIRVKLSVRGQVQGVGFRYFTRRTAEALCLTGWVRNCADGSVEAVLEGPEEAVSAALDDLRQGPAGGHVDALHCEKEPYRGEFDGFEVRF, translated from the coding sequence GTGAACAGCATTAGAGTGAAGCTGTCCGTCCGGGGACAGGTGCAGGGAGTCGGTTTTCGTTATTTCACCCGGCGCACGGCCGAAGCCCTGTGCCTCACCGGCTGGGTACGCAACTGCGCCGACGGTTCCGTTGAAGCGGTATTGGAAGGACCAGAGGAGGCTGTCAGCGCTGCCCTTGATGATCTGCGCCAAGGACCGGCGGGGGGACATGTCGATGCCCTGCACTGTGAAAAAGAGCCCTATCGGGGGGAATTTGATGGTTTTGAGGTAAGGTTCTAA